From Miscanthus floridulus cultivar M001 chromosome 15, ASM1932011v1, whole genome shotgun sequence, the proteins below share one genomic window:
- the LOC136507503 gene encoding uncharacterized mitochondrial protein AtMg00810-like, with protein MAARFRMSDLGVLSYYLGIKVRQGKEVLTLGQSAYASKLLERSGMAECKPCVTSMEERLKLTKVSTATKVDATLYRSIIGGLRYLVHMRLDIAFAVGYVSRFMKDP; from the coding sequence atggcggctcgttttcgaatgagcgatcttggcGTGCTCTCCTACTATCTCGGCAtcaaggtgagacaggggaaggaggtgctcacgctcggtcagagtgcgtacgcctcaaagctgttggagcggagcggcatggctgagtgcaagccgtgcgtgacttcgatggaggagcggctaaagctgaCGAAGGTCAGTACCGcgacgaaggtagatgcaacactctaccggagcattaTCGGTGgactgcgctacctagtccacatgaggttggacattgcgttcgctgtgggctacgtcagccgcttcatgaaGGATCcttga